The genomic stretch GGTGGTCGGGTCTGATGGTTGCCGACGCCAAGGTTGGGATCGGGTTGGCGGCAGCTCGACTGGCAAACGAGAGGATCGGCGATACGACGTACTGGATGCCCGCCAAGTCATTCTCGGCGCAGGTGACCGAGCGAAGGGTGCATATCCTTCCGGGATTTGACGAATACATCTTGGGCTATGCCGATCGTGAGATCGCGCTCGACGTCATCGCAGCTCAGAAGATTGTTCCCAGCAGCAATGGGGTCTTTCGCCCCGCCGTCGTAGTCGATGGGCGTGTTGTCGGCACATGGAAGCCCGGGAACCGGAAGACCGCCTCGTCCGTAGAGATCTTCTCGCCCATGGACCCCGCCGATGCAAGAAGGCTCAACGAAGCCTTGAGCGAATATGACAGGTTTGCGGGGAGGAGTGCGGCAAGCGCAGTCCGGCTCCTGCCCAATTGATCTCCTCACGTCAACAGCCGTAATCGCTCCTTGGCAACGCGAACCTCGGCCTGCATCCCATAGCCGAACTCAACTCGATCCGCCTCGATCCCGTCACCGAATATGACTCCACCCGAGTCCATCTCCGAAGTTACCCGAAGAACTGCCCTAGCGCCAAGTAACCCGGACGTCAGCTCCACACCACTGACGCCGCTCGCGAATGCTTCGCGGACTAGGAAGGCTGCCGCTGGCTCGGACGGGTTGGGTAGGGTCGGTGGACACACAAGTCCACGATAGATCGAGGATGCCCATCCCGTGGCACCGGTTCCGGTAGCCACGATCATGCCGCTGGACATGTGCCTCTCTGCCCTTCCCCCAACTTCCAGACGGTAGCGCGCAGTCTGATGCGAAACATGGCCGAGAAAGACCTCGTTGAGCGCGAGCAGCCGCTGCCCGTCGTCGAGGCAACACTCCACGAGAGTGAGCTCGTCTACGGGCGCAGATCCGGTGGCAGCGACCGTCAACAACCTCTCGGCCTGCGCCGGATCGTGCCTGACGAGAATGCCATCGTATGCTTTCGGATCAGGGTTGAGTCCGACTACTACTTGACCTGACAAGTACTTCGCCACGTTGGCAACCAGCCCATCCTGCCCAAGAGCCACGACGATATCGGATGGTTCAAAAAGGAACCGATCGAGTTCTTCTCGGCGGACTCGCGCAACGCGCCAGGCAGATGGCACGGCGCCGATAACGTAACGCCGGGCCATCTCGAATCGTTCATGCTGCTGCTCCAACACCTCTATCGCTTGGCCACGCGCCTCAAGGAAGAAGCGCACCTGCTCGCGCGTTGCGTGACGCCCTATCAGCATTTCGTATTGCGTCGCTCTCGTCACAAGGACGACGCGCGGGGCAAGAGTGGCCATCGCTCACGCCTCCAGCCGCCTCGTCGCCGCGCCCAAGAGATCACCCAGCAGTGGCGAGAGTAGATCTGGCGTGATATTGAGATGGTCGATCCGATCCAGTTTGGAAGCGAACTCCCGCAATGCGAGCCCAACCATCACTTCGCGGGGCAGATTCCGATAGATGCCCATCATCTGCTGCTCGACCTCGACACGGACTCCCTCAATCAGCCGAAGACTCTCCGCCTCGGCCTGCGAGCTGATGCGCTTGTGCTCAGCGCCGGCCTCGACACGAATACGCTCGGCTTCTGTCTCGTCACGCGCCTTGCTTCGGTCGTTGGCGCCCTGTTGGTCAATCAACTGCTCCTCGCGCTTGGCGAGTTCGATCTGGTTTTGCAGCTCATTCTCCGCAATCGCCCGTTCCTTCTCTACCGCCGACGCCCGCCGATGGAAGAGCGCCTCATCAGCACTCTGCTGAATCGCTTCACGCACCGGAGTCTGCAGCGCCTTCTCCATCTCCGAGGAAGGCCTTACCGAAGAGATCCGCACGGTTGCGACCTCAAGACCCATTTCGGCGAGGCCCGGTTCTCCAACGAGACCCTCCGCAATCTTCTCGCGAAGAGCACTGACGCCTTCGGCCAGCACGTCCGCGAGTCTCCTTTCGGCAATCCAATCGAGCGCGATTTCCTGGCTCACTCGTGTGAGGAGTCCGGCAACCTGTTGCAGGGGCTCGCTTGCCCACCGCCCGCTGTCGAGTGCTATGTGGAAGTCGAGTCGATTCACAAGCACATTGGGATCGATCACGCGCCAAGTGACAACACCCTGGACGTAGACCTCCTGGAAATCGAGGCTGACTCCCTGGAATGTCAGAGTGAGCTGTCTGTCATCCATCGGTACCTCGGCAACGGCGGTCGAGAGTGGATGAAACCAGAACGCGAGTCCCCTGCCTCTCTGAACCGCCGCACCCTTGCGGTAGCGTAC from Coriobacteriia bacterium encodes the following:
- a CDS encoding band 7 protein, with translation MAEIRNYPVLRHLRSEPSMQVVRYRKGAAVQRGRGLAFWFHPLSTAVAEVPMDDRQLTLTFQGVSLDFQEVYVQGVVTWRVIDPNVLVNRLDFHIALDSGRWASEPLQQVAGLLTRVSQEIALDWIAERRLADVLAEGVSALREKIAEGLVGEPGLAEMGLEVATVRISSVRPSSEMEKALQTPVREAIQQSADEALFHRRASAVEKERAIAENELQNQIELAKREEQLIDQQGANDRSKARDETEAERIRVEAGAEHKRISSQAEAESLRLIEGVRVEVEQQMMGIYRNLPREVMVGLALREFASKLDRIDHLNITPDLLSPLLGDLLGAATRRLEA